One genomic segment of Trichoplusia ni isolate ovarian cell line Hi5 chromosome 5, tn1, whole genome shotgun sequence includes these proteins:
- the LOC113494003 gene encoding NADH dehydrogenase [ubiquinone] 1 beta subcomplex subunit 7-like — translation MGQILGTFRTKHLDLNMNDKPSFPPNAGFTFKRQPRGMIASAEELSSAKIPVEFRDFCAHLLIDYQVCRYKNFPLVYRCSHQKHAYMICEQEDYLMRMKEFERERRLREREIRIKKNPPPPPPK, via the coding sequence atgGGGCAAATATTAGGAACATTTAGAACAAAACACCTCGACTTAAATATGAACGACAAACCGTCGTTTCCACCGAACGCAGGATTCACTTTCAAAAGGCAACCTCGCGGGATGATAGCGAGCGCTGAAGAGCTTAGCTCTGCGAAGATTCCAGTGGAATTCCGAGATTTCTGTGCTCATTTACTAATAGACTATCAAGTCTGTCGATATAAAAATTTCCCTTTGGTGTATCGCTGCTCCCATCAGAAACATGCATACATGATCTGCGAGCAAGAGGACTACCTGATGCGCATGAAAGAGTTCGAAAGAGAGCGTAGGCTGAGGGAAAGagaaattagaataaaaaagaacCCGCCGCCACCACctcccaaataa
- the LOC113494000 gene encoding multidrug resistance protein homolog 49-like isoform X1, translating to MEKRRHQENVSLLTNQVNGKQPPWDDKHEKTYTKPMKNEHAWEKITDLDLKESLELKKGKDIQEKSKSQEDEQSISFIQIFRYGTCLEVTATIIGIFLGILSGGGLTYNLVQVGELSTAFVERTAFQEQLSSPMPLLSLFGGGRVLQNASHEENMAALVEDATALCIGAFVSVGLSLLCCTVAVALISWSALRQITTIRMLFLRAVLRQDQAWFDTDSEFNVASKMSENLVKLKDGMGDKLAIVGNLVGTSLISIAVAIPLGWELALACITVMPLCVAASVALSNYQTKSSARELESYSQAGKHAEEIMKSIKTVAAFAGESKEVEKYTKLLQPAEQYGRKRGLYTGLGSGFNWVLTYCLNAIGLIYGIRLVLQDRDKPEEERRYVVGIVFSILFNIYMATQSITMCVPHIEVFSAARGAAASIYHLLEREPPIDSLSKKGTSPRRVIGEISLEDIHFSYPSRPDVKVLKGFSLKIKAGECIALVGSSGCGKSTVLQLLQRLYDPHFGSVKLDGKNIKDLNISWLRSSLGVVGQEPVLFRGTIFENIAIACPEATMQEVVRVATMAYAHEFISNLPKGYDTVIGERGASLSGGQKQRIAIARSLLREPAVLLLDEATSALDPHSERQVQAALDRASVGRTTIMVSHRLSTILNANLIICMDQGVIVEQGTHEELMKAKGFYHKLVTTSKHKMEAEEIVSLPEVVEEKGTEDEQGDSVNTPVTRSESKPREERRPRVYSKQRSVIENPEWMVTPRGSISSAMSVGVQSYLYNPETEKEEVDEDTIPLSGWEILKLNSPEWLYIVIGSIAAFIQGTCFPVFALLFGFTSAIFALTDRKEMLFYGDLYAGLFVVVAAIAGISMCLQSSTFTTAGLKMTSRLRKQYFEALLRQEIGYYDKASNSVGAICARLSGDTAEVQGATGLRIGIILQGVSSVVIGVIMGFIFNWKLTLVSTAFLPLMIGSIWFEGIMSRKSQADERKAMESATSVATEAVVSIKTVQSLGIETVFFDKFHASLLVACDAVAQKTRWRGIVFGLGIYVPFIAFCSAMVYGTILVSKGELEYKIVLLVTECVMFGAYMLGQTLVYAPSFNSARVCAGRIIGLIYKVPEVRTEDGVVDKKDWSATGNFSLKDLVFSYPTRKHQTVLRGIDLQVDAGKTVALVGSSGCGKSTVLQLLQRFYDPDTGSIRLDGVDTRTSLTLPRLRRQLGVVQQEPVLFDRTLAENIAYGDNNRNPSMNEIIAAAKAANIHSFITSLPQGYDTNLGASGAQLSGGQKQRVCIARALIRSPRLLLLDEATSALDANSERAVSEALEKAAKGRTCITIAHRLSTIKDADLICVLDKGRIVERGNHNDLIQMKGYYWRMCKGQEMA from the exons TAAATCACAGGAAGACGAGCAATCGATATCATTCATACAAATA TTTCGTTACGGAACATGTTTAGAGGTCACAGCTACGATTATCGGGATCTTCCTGGGGATCCTAAGTGGCGGAGGTTTGACCTACAACCTGGTACAAGTTGGGGAACTAAGTACAGCTTTCGTTGAACGAACAGCTTTCCAAGAACAACTTAGTAGCCCTATGCCCCTTTTGTCGCTGTTTGGAGGCGGAAGAGTTTT acAAAATGCAAGTCACGAAGAGAATATGGCGGCTTTAGTGGAGGACGCCACAGCCCTATGTATCGGTGCCTTTGTCTCTGTGGGGCTGTCTCTCCTGTGCTGCACTGTTGCCGTTGCACTTATCAGCTGGAGTGCTTTAAGACAG ATTACAACGATACGAATGTTATTCTTAAGAGCCGTACTTCGTCAGGACCAAGCTTGGTTCGATACTGATTCCGAGTTTAATGTGGCTTCCAAAATGTCCGA GAACTTGGTGAAGTTGAAGGATGGCATGGGTGACAAGTTGGCTATTGTGGGGAACTTGGTGGGTACGTCTCTGATTAGCATTGCCGTCGCCATTCCCTTGGGATGGGAGCTGGCCCTCGCATGCATTACCGTCATGCCACTCTGTGTAGCTGCATCTGTTGCTCTGTCAAAC TATCAAACAAAGTCATCGGCACGTGAGCTGGAGTCGTACAGTCAAGCGGGCAAGCATGCTGAGGAGATTATGAAGTCAATTAAGACCGTCGCCGCTTTTGCCGGGGAGAGCAAGGAAGTCGAAAA ATACACAAAATTACTGCAGCCGGCGGAACAGTACGGACGTAAACGTGGTCTCTACACAGGTCTAGGAAGTGGATTCAACTGGGTTCTTACTTACTGCTTGAACGCCATTGGACTTATTTACGGTATCCGACTTGTCCTCCAAGATCGTGACAAACCTGAGGAGGAACGGAGATATGTCGTCGGAATCGTGTTCAGT ATCCTCTTCAACATCTACATGGCGACCCAATCCATCACAATGTGCGTCCCGCATATCGAAGTGTTCTCGGCAGCCCGGGGAGCAGCCGCCAGCATATATCACTTATTGGAGCGAGAGCCACCCATTGACAGTCTCAGCAAAAAAGGCACATCGCCACGCAGAGTTATTGGCGAGATCAGCCTAGAAGACATCCATTTCAGTTATCCTTCTAGACCGGACGTTAAG GTTTTAAAGGGCTTTTCTCTCAAGATCAAAGCGGGAGAATGTATTGCCCTAGTGGGCTCGTCAGGCTGTGGCAAGTCGACCGTGCTGCAGCTGCTGCAAAGACTTTACGATCCTCACTTTGGATCCGTAAAGCTCGATGGCAAAAATATCAAGGACCTTAACATTAGCTGGCTTCGGTCATCACTAG GTGTGGTTGGCCAAGAACCAGTATTGTTTCGAGGAACGATTTTCGAAAACATTGCCATCGCGTGTCCTGAGGCCACTATGCAAGAAGTGGTACGAGTTGCAACTATGGCGTACGCTCACGAATTCATTTCGAACTTGCCTAAG GGCTACGATACAGTTATTGGCGAACGTGGTGCTTCTTTATCGGGTGGTCAAAAGCAGCGTATTGCGATTGCTCGGTCTTTGCTGCGAGAGCCTGCGGTGCTTCTGCTGGACGAAGCTACATCAGCTCTCGATCCTCACTCTGAACGACAAGTCCAGGCCGCCCTTGACCGCGCTAGTGTCGGTCGTACTACCATCATGGTATCACACAG ATTGTCGACCATTTTGAATGCTAATCTCATTATTTGCATGGACCAGGGAGTTATAGTGGAACAGGGTACTCACGAGGAACTGATGAAAGCCAAAG GCTTCTATCACAAATTAGTGACGACAAGCAAACACAAAATGGAGGCGGAGGAAATCGTATCATTGCCAGAAGTGGTAGAAGAGAAAGGGACAGAAGATGAACAAGGAGATAGTGTCAACACACCTGTGACCCGCTCGGAGTCGAAACCACGAGAGGAACGAAGACCACGAGTATACAGTAAACAACGATCAGTTATAG AAAATCCGGAGTGGATGGTCACACCTCGAGGTTCCATCTCTTCAGCTATGTCAGTTGGCGTTCAGAGCTACTTATATAACCCAGAAACCGAAAAAGAAGAAGTAGACGAG gACACAATACCATTAAGTGGATGGGAAATATTGAAGCTGAATTCGCCGGAATGGTTGTACATTGTCATCGGTTCCATCGCTGCCTTCATTCAAGGAACTTGTTTCCCCGTCTTTGCTTTGCTCTTCGGTTTCACCAGTGCC ATATTCGCTTTAACGGACCGTAAAGAGATGTTATTCTATGGCGATCTTTACGCTGGTCTATTCGTGGTTGTAGCGGCAATCGCAGGCATTTCTATGTGTCTTCAAAGTTCTACTTTCACAACAGCTGGATTAAAAATGACATCAAGATTACGAAAACAATATTTCGAGGCACTTTTGAGACAG GAAATTGGATATTACGATAAAGCGAGTAACTCAGTAGGAGCGATTTGTGCTAGACTGAGTGGAGACACGGCTGAGGTTCAGGGTGCTACTGGTCTCAGAATCGGTATTATCCTACAAGGTGTCAGCTCCGTTGTCATCGGGGTCATAATGGGCTTCATATTCAATTGGAAGTTAACCCTTGTATCAACGGCATTTTTACCTCTT ATGATTGGAAGCATCTGGTTTGAAGGTATTATGTCACGAAAATCCCAAGCTGACGAAAGAAAAGCCATGGAATCGGCAACTAGTGTCGCAACGGAAGCAGTTGTGAGCATCAAAACTGTACAGAGTTTAG GTATAGAAACAGTATTCTTCGACAAGTTCCACGCGTCTCTGCTGGTCGCTTGCGACGCCGTAGCTCAGAAGACAAGATGGCGCGGCATTGTTTTTGGCTTGGGTATTTACGTACCATTCATAGCGTTCTGCAGCGCAATGGTATACGGAACTATTCTGGTCTCGAAAGGAGAATTGGAATACAAAATCGTTTTATT GGTTACGGAGTGTGTCATGTTTGGAGCTTACATGCTTGGACAGACATTAGTGTATGCTCCTAGTTTTAACTCAGCCAGAGTCTGCGCGGGTAGAATCATAGGATTGATCTACAAAGTACCTGAAGTCAGAACTGAAGATGGCGTTGTTGATAAAAAAGATTgg aGCGCAACCGGCAACTTTAGTTTAAAGGATCTTGTATTCAGTTACCCGACACGAAAACATCAAACCGTTTTAAGAGGTATCGATTTGCAAGTGGATGCCGGCAAGACAGTGGCGCTGGTGGGATCGTCCGGGTGCGGCAAGTCCACTGTGTTGCAGCTCTTACAGAGATTCTACGACCCCGATACAGGAAGCATT AGGCTAGATGGAGTAGACACTCGGACATCGTTAACCCTGCCGCGGCTGCGTCGCCAGCTCGGCGTAGTGCAGCAGGAGCCGGTGCTGTTCGACCGGACTCTCGCCGAGAACATCGCATACGGGGATAACAACAGGAACCCCTCCATGAACGAAATTATTGCAGCTGCTAAAGCCGCTAACATACATTCCTTTATTACGTCTCTACCACAG GGCTATGACACCAACTTGGGAGCCAGCGGCGCGCAGTTGTCGGGAGGTCAGAAGCAGCGTGTGTGCATCGCGCGCGCTCTCATCAGGTCGCCGCGACTGTTGCTGCTGGACGAAGCCACGTCAGCGTTGGACGCTAACAGCGAACGG GCCGTTTCGGAAGCTTTGGAGAAGGCAGCTAAGGGCCGCACGTGCATCACCATCGCTCACCGTCTCTCAACCATCAAAGACGCAGACCTCATATGCGTTCTTGATAAAG gTAGGATTGTGGAACGCGGCAACCACAACGACTTGATCCAAATGAAGGGCTACTATTGGCGCATGTGTAAAGGACAGGAGATGGCGTAA
- the LOC113494000 gene encoding multidrug resistance protein homolog 49-like isoform X2, whose amino-acid sequence MKKKISISNDLGLQKKNKKTKSQEDEQSISFIQIFRYGTCLEVTATIIGIFLGILSGGGLTYNLVQVGELSTAFVERTAFQEQLSSPMPLLSLFGGGRVLQNASHEENMAALVEDATALCIGAFVSVGLSLLCCTVAVALISWSALRQITTIRMLFLRAVLRQDQAWFDTDSEFNVASKMSENLVKLKDGMGDKLAIVGNLVGTSLISIAVAIPLGWELALACITVMPLCVAASVALSNYQTKSSARELESYSQAGKHAEEIMKSIKTVAAFAGESKEVEKYTKLLQPAEQYGRKRGLYTGLGSGFNWVLTYCLNAIGLIYGIRLVLQDRDKPEEERRYVVGIVFSILFNIYMATQSITMCVPHIEVFSAARGAAASIYHLLEREPPIDSLSKKGTSPRRVIGEISLEDIHFSYPSRPDVKVLKGFSLKIKAGECIALVGSSGCGKSTVLQLLQRLYDPHFGSVKLDGKNIKDLNISWLRSSLGVVGQEPVLFRGTIFENIAIACPEATMQEVVRVATMAYAHEFISNLPKGYDTVIGERGASLSGGQKQRIAIARSLLREPAVLLLDEATSALDPHSERQVQAALDRASVGRTTIMVSHRLSTILNANLIICMDQGVIVEQGTHEELMKAKGFYHKLVTTSKHKMEAEEIVSLPEVVEEKGTEDEQGDSVNTPVTRSESKPREERRPRVYSKQRSVIENPEWMVTPRGSISSAMSVGVQSYLYNPETEKEEVDEDTIPLSGWEILKLNSPEWLYIVIGSIAAFIQGTCFPVFALLFGFTSAIFALTDRKEMLFYGDLYAGLFVVVAAIAGISMCLQSSTFTTAGLKMTSRLRKQYFEALLRQEIGYYDKASNSVGAICARLSGDTAEVQGATGLRIGIILQGVSSVVIGVIMGFIFNWKLTLVSTAFLPLMIGSIWFEGIMSRKSQADERKAMESATSVATEAVVSIKTVQSLGIETVFFDKFHASLLVACDAVAQKTRWRGIVFGLGIYVPFIAFCSAMVYGTILVSKGELEYKIVLLVTECVMFGAYMLGQTLVYAPSFNSARVCAGRIIGLIYKVPEVRTEDGVVDKKDWSATGNFSLKDLVFSYPTRKHQTVLRGIDLQVDAGKTVALVGSSGCGKSTVLQLLQRFYDPDTGSIRLDGVDTRTSLTLPRLRRQLGVVQQEPVLFDRTLAENIAYGDNNRNPSMNEIIAAAKAANIHSFITSLPQGYDTNLGASGAQLSGGQKQRVCIARALIRSPRLLLLDEATSALDANSERAVSEALEKAAKGRTCITIAHRLSTIKDADLICVLDKGRIVERGNHNDLIQMKGYYWRMCKGQEMA is encoded by the exons TAAATCACAGGAAGACGAGCAATCGATATCATTCATACAAATA TTTCGTTACGGAACATGTTTAGAGGTCACAGCTACGATTATCGGGATCTTCCTGGGGATCCTAAGTGGCGGAGGTTTGACCTACAACCTGGTACAAGTTGGGGAACTAAGTACAGCTTTCGTTGAACGAACAGCTTTCCAAGAACAACTTAGTAGCCCTATGCCCCTTTTGTCGCTGTTTGGAGGCGGAAGAGTTTT acAAAATGCAAGTCACGAAGAGAATATGGCGGCTTTAGTGGAGGACGCCACAGCCCTATGTATCGGTGCCTTTGTCTCTGTGGGGCTGTCTCTCCTGTGCTGCACTGTTGCCGTTGCACTTATCAGCTGGAGTGCTTTAAGACAG ATTACAACGATACGAATGTTATTCTTAAGAGCCGTACTTCGTCAGGACCAAGCTTGGTTCGATACTGATTCCGAGTTTAATGTGGCTTCCAAAATGTCCGA GAACTTGGTGAAGTTGAAGGATGGCATGGGTGACAAGTTGGCTATTGTGGGGAACTTGGTGGGTACGTCTCTGATTAGCATTGCCGTCGCCATTCCCTTGGGATGGGAGCTGGCCCTCGCATGCATTACCGTCATGCCACTCTGTGTAGCTGCATCTGTTGCTCTGTCAAAC TATCAAACAAAGTCATCGGCACGTGAGCTGGAGTCGTACAGTCAAGCGGGCAAGCATGCTGAGGAGATTATGAAGTCAATTAAGACCGTCGCCGCTTTTGCCGGGGAGAGCAAGGAAGTCGAAAA ATACACAAAATTACTGCAGCCGGCGGAACAGTACGGACGTAAACGTGGTCTCTACACAGGTCTAGGAAGTGGATTCAACTGGGTTCTTACTTACTGCTTGAACGCCATTGGACTTATTTACGGTATCCGACTTGTCCTCCAAGATCGTGACAAACCTGAGGAGGAACGGAGATATGTCGTCGGAATCGTGTTCAGT ATCCTCTTCAACATCTACATGGCGACCCAATCCATCACAATGTGCGTCCCGCATATCGAAGTGTTCTCGGCAGCCCGGGGAGCAGCCGCCAGCATATATCACTTATTGGAGCGAGAGCCACCCATTGACAGTCTCAGCAAAAAAGGCACATCGCCACGCAGAGTTATTGGCGAGATCAGCCTAGAAGACATCCATTTCAGTTATCCTTCTAGACCGGACGTTAAG GTTTTAAAGGGCTTTTCTCTCAAGATCAAAGCGGGAGAATGTATTGCCCTAGTGGGCTCGTCAGGCTGTGGCAAGTCGACCGTGCTGCAGCTGCTGCAAAGACTTTACGATCCTCACTTTGGATCCGTAAAGCTCGATGGCAAAAATATCAAGGACCTTAACATTAGCTGGCTTCGGTCATCACTAG GTGTGGTTGGCCAAGAACCAGTATTGTTTCGAGGAACGATTTTCGAAAACATTGCCATCGCGTGTCCTGAGGCCACTATGCAAGAAGTGGTACGAGTTGCAACTATGGCGTACGCTCACGAATTCATTTCGAACTTGCCTAAG GGCTACGATACAGTTATTGGCGAACGTGGTGCTTCTTTATCGGGTGGTCAAAAGCAGCGTATTGCGATTGCTCGGTCTTTGCTGCGAGAGCCTGCGGTGCTTCTGCTGGACGAAGCTACATCAGCTCTCGATCCTCACTCTGAACGACAAGTCCAGGCCGCCCTTGACCGCGCTAGTGTCGGTCGTACTACCATCATGGTATCACACAG ATTGTCGACCATTTTGAATGCTAATCTCATTATTTGCATGGACCAGGGAGTTATAGTGGAACAGGGTACTCACGAGGAACTGATGAAAGCCAAAG GCTTCTATCACAAATTAGTGACGACAAGCAAACACAAAATGGAGGCGGAGGAAATCGTATCATTGCCAGAAGTGGTAGAAGAGAAAGGGACAGAAGATGAACAAGGAGATAGTGTCAACACACCTGTGACCCGCTCGGAGTCGAAACCACGAGAGGAACGAAGACCACGAGTATACAGTAAACAACGATCAGTTATAG AAAATCCGGAGTGGATGGTCACACCTCGAGGTTCCATCTCTTCAGCTATGTCAGTTGGCGTTCAGAGCTACTTATATAACCCAGAAACCGAAAAAGAAGAAGTAGACGAG gACACAATACCATTAAGTGGATGGGAAATATTGAAGCTGAATTCGCCGGAATGGTTGTACATTGTCATCGGTTCCATCGCTGCCTTCATTCAAGGAACTTGTTTCCCCGTCTTTGCTTTGCTCTTCGGTTTCACCAGTGCC ATATTCGCTTTAACGGACCGTAAAGAGATGTTATTCTATGGCGATCTTTACGCTGGTCTATTCGTGGTTGTAGCGGCAATCGCAGGCATTTCTATGTGTCTTCAAAGTTCTACTTTCACAACAGCTGGATTAAAAATGACATCAAGATTACGAAAACAATATTTCGAGGCACTTTTGAGACAG GAAATTGGATATTACGATAAAGCGAGTAACTCAGTAGGAGCGATTTGTGCTAGACTGAGTGGAGACACGGCTGAGGTTCAGGGTGCTACTGGTCTCAGAATCGGTATTATCCTACAAGGTGTCAGCTCCGTTGTCATCGGGGTCATAATGGGCTTCATATTCAATTGGAAGTTAACCCTTGTATCAACGGCATTTTTACCTCTT ATGATTGGAAGCATCTGGTTTGAAGGTATTATGTCACGAAAATCCCAAGCTGACGAAAGAAAAGCCATGGAATCGGCAACTAGTGTCGCAACGGAAGCAGTTGTGAGCATCAAAACTGTACAGAGTTTAG GTATAGAAACAGTATTCTTCGACAAGTTCCACGCGTCTCTGCTGGTCGCTTGCGACGCCGTAGCTCAGAAGACAAGATGGCGCGGCATTGTTTTTGGCTTGGGTATTTACGTACCATTCATAGCGTTCTGCAGCGCAATGGTATACGGAACTATTCTGGTCTCGAAAGGAGAATTGGAATACAAAATCGTTTTATT GGTTACGGAGTGTGTCATGTTTGGAGCTTACATGCTTGGACAGACATTAGTGTATGCTCCTAGTTTTAACTCAGCCAGAGTCTGCGCGGGTAGAATCATAGGATTGATCTACAAAGTACCTGAAGTCAGAACTGAAGATGGCGTTGTTGATAAAAAAGATTgg aGCGCAACCGGCAACTTTAGTTTAAAGGATCTTGTATTCAGTTACCCGACACGAAAACATCAAACCGTTTTAAGAGGTATCGATTTGCAAGTGGATGCCGGCAAGACAGTGGCGCTGGTGGGATCGTCCGGGTGCGGCAAGTCCACTGTGTTGCAGCTCTTACAGAGATTCTACGACCCCGATACAGGAAGCATT AGGCTAGATGGAGTAGACACTCGGACATCGTTAACCCTGCCGCGGCTGCGTCGCCAGCTCGGCGTAGTGCAGCAGGAGCCGGTGCTGTTCGACCGGACTCTCGCCGAGAACATCGCATACGGGGATAACAACAGGAACCCCTCCATGAACGAAATTATTGCAGCTGCTAAAGCCGCTAACATACATTCCTTTATTACGTCTCTACCACAG GGCTATGACACCAACTTGGGAGCCAGCGGCGCGCAGTTGTCGGGAGGTCAGAAGCAGCGTGTGTGCATCGCGCGCGCTCTCATCAGGTCGCCGCGACTGTTGCTGCTGGACGAAGCCACGTCAGCGTTGGACGCTAACAGCGAACGG GCCGTTTCGGAAGCTTTGGAGAAGGCAGCTAAGGGCCGCACGTGCATCACCATCGCTCACCGTCTCTCAACCATCAAAGACGCAGACCTCATATGCGTTCTTGATAAAG gTAGGATTGTGGAACGCGGCAACCACAACGACTTGATCCAAATGAAGGGCTACTATTGGCGCATGTGTAAAGGACAGGAGATGGCGTAA